A region from the Pseudomonas cucumis genome encodes:
- a CDS encoding ABC transporter ATP-binding protein, with protein MLHVQGVFKSYATPQGPLPVLQGVDLTLKPGSSLALMGESGSGKSTLLHLIAGLDKVDRGSIRSGEHRLEQMNESQLANWRRTEIGLVFQQFNLIGSLRVEDNLAFQARLAGRHDPRWQAHLVQRLGLGDLLRRYPEQLSGGQQQRVALGRALASQPKLLLADEPTGSLDEATSDEVLKLLLELLDDSPTTLLMVTHSPRVAARLADKVVLHGGRLAGADER; from the coding sequence ATGCTTCACGTCCAGGGCGTCTTCAAAAGCTACGCCACCCCCCAAGGCCCACTGCCGGTATTGCAAGGCGTCGACCTCACGTTGAAGCCCGGCAGCAGCCTGGCGCTAATGGGCGAGTCGGGCAGTGGCAAGAGCACCTTGCTGCACCTGATCGCCGGGCTGGACAAGGTCGATCGCGGCAGCATCCGCAGTGGCGAGCATCGGCTGGAGCAGATGAACGAAAGCCAATTGGCAAACTGGCGGCGGACCGAAATCGGTCTGGTGTTCCAGCAGTTCAACCTGATCGGCAGTTTGCGCGTTGAAGACAATCTGGCGTTTCAGGCACGTCTGGCCGGCCGCCACGATCCGCGTTGGCAAGCGCATCTGGTGCAACGTCTTGGGTTGGGAGATTTACTGCGGCGCTATCCAGAACAGTTGTCCGGCGGGCAACAGCAACGGGTCGCCCTGGGGCGCGCCCTGGCATCGCAACCCAAACTGCTGCTGGCCGACGAGCCCACCGGCAGCCTTGATGAAGCGACCAGCGATGAGGTGTTGAAGTTGTTGCTGGAACTGCTCGACGACAGCCCGACGACGTTGTTGATGGTCACTCACAGCCCACGGGTCGCCGCGCGGCTGGCAGACAAAGTGGTGCTGCACGGCGGCCGTCTGGCTGGCGCGGACGAGCGCTGA